One Xylocopa sonorina isolate GNS202 unplaced genomic scaffold, iyXylSono1_principal scaffold0014, whole genome shotgun sequence genomic window carries:
- the LOC143431767 gene encoding uncharacterized protein LOC143431767, whose translation MGKIAQRSKLLKEINNLEQNCSDTEYDESDLVGSTSGILSFKQRKSKKSKNIQAFSNSESESDQDVEMSVIDQESEISVDGTMWKKLQEGSTPGRLPVRNIFKEMPGPTAYAKRHIMKGSVRTAFSLILCNSVMRHIKTCTEAEGRRILNNHDWTVSLAELNAFIAILYARGAYEAKPKKT comes from the exons ATGGGAAAAATTGCACAAAGAAGTAAATTATTGaaagaaataaataatttgGAACAAAATTGTTCCGATACAGAGTACGATGAAAGTGATCTAGTTGGAAGTACAAGTGGAATACTTTCCTTCAAACAACGAAAGTCCAA aaaaagtaaaaatatCCAAGCTTTTTCTAATTCTGAAAGTGAAAGTGATCAGGATGTTGAAATGTCTGTAATCGATCAAGAATCAGAAATATCTGTTGACGGCACTATGTGGAAAAAACTACAAGAGGGTTCAACACCAGGAAGATTACCAGTACGCAACATTTTCAAAGAAATGCCAGGTCCAACGGCATACGCGAAACGACATATCATGAAAGGTAGTGTAAGAACAGCATTTTCTCTGATACTTTGCAATAGTGTTATGAGACATATAAAAACTTGCACTGAAGCAGAAGGTCGTCGAATTCTGAATAACCATGACTGGACTGTATCGTTAGCAGAGTTGAATGCGTTTATAGCAATTTTATATGCTCGTGGTGCATACGAAGCAAAACCTAAAAAAACCTAA
- the LOC143431768 gene encoding uncharacterized protein LOC143431768, which produces MTSSGPNGVKLPKIDLPRFDGRIEHWLNFKAQFSFIDNQVCLTDTQKFYYLKSALSSEAAETINAVDSTGDNYPHAWELLNRTYANKRLIIWRHGELILETPPIERNSSSSIRRLINNVRQHLKSLKSLGKPVDTWDTVIILNLLSKLDRKTRMDFEKTLVADQIPALDCLLDFLMDKARHLDAGEHNARQATSFAKIASKPSTTEATRSRSRPQHTFNTSIIACPLCKSSTHRIYDYESLRSKPVPERARVVAEPNLCSNCLRRSRSSSQCRSMKSRICIGLHHSLLHQEIEEPSTGTEPTV; this is translated from the coding sequence ATGACATCTAGCGGACCCAACGGGGTGAAGCTTCCGAAGATCGATCTTCCCCGATTCGACGGAAGAATTGAGCACTGGTTAAACTTCAAGGCACAATTCTCCTTCATTGACAATCAGGTATGTCTCACAGACACCCAAAAGTTTTACTACCTCAAATCCGCACTATCCAGCGAGGCAGCCGAAACAATCAACGCAGTGGACTCCACGGGAGATAATTATCCACATGCATGGGAGCTACTAAATCGGACCTACGCGAACAAAAGGTTAATAATATGGCGCCACGGCGAGCTGATACTAGAAACTCCACCCATCGAACGAAACTCGTCATCGTCGATACGTCGCCTCATCAACAATGTTCGACAACATTTAAAATCTCTAAAGTCTCTCGGGAAACCGGTTGACACGTGGGATACTGTGATCATTCTGAACCTGCTCTCCAAGTTAGATCGAAAGACAAGAATGGACTTCGAGAAAACACTCGTCGCCGACCAAATCCCAGCACTGGACTGTCTTCTCGACTTCCTCATGGACAAGGCCAGACACCTCGATGCAGGAGAACATAACGCAAGGCAAGCCACCTCCTTCGCAAAGATAGCCTCAAAACCTTCTACCACGGAAGCGACAAGAAGCCGTTCCAGGCCTCAACACACATTCAATACTTCCATCATAGCCTGCCCATTATGCAAGAGTAGTACACACCGGATATACGACTACGAATCATTGCGAAGCAAACCAGTACCAGAACGAGCAAGAGTAGTCGCAGAGCCAAACTTGTGCTCAAACTGCTTACGCAGGAGTCGCTCATCAAGTCAATGCAGATCCATGAAAAGCCGGATATGCATTGGCTTGCACCACTCTCTATTACACCAAGAGATTGAAGAGCCCTCAACAGGTACGGAGCCAACAGTGTGA